The Dehalococcoidia bacterium genome has a window encoding:
- the sucC gene encoding ADP-forming succinate--CoA ligase subunit beta, translating into MKVHEFQAKQLLQDYGVPVPRGRVARSPEEAEDIARELGVPVAVKAQIHAGGRGKAGGIKLAATPEEARQAAAQILGRVLVTHQTGPEGRLVRSVLVEEAVRPARELYLAVVIENALGMPVLMASDAGGVDIEEVAATSPERIHRLPVDPAIGFQPFMGRELGMAIGLTGDLLKQGVQAMGGLYRLFMDKDCSLVEVNPLVVTDDGRLLAADAKVNFDDNALFRHPDVQALRDPHEEDPLEVQAQEMGINNYVRLSGNIGCVVNGAGLAMATMDAIKLAGGEPANFLDIGTVNNVERVVNSFRILTSDEQVRAILINIFGGMARVDVIAEGVVRAFREMDVRVPVVVRLAGTNVEAGERILAESGLPVVRARDLGEAAAKAVAAARGEALAT; encoded by the coding sequence TTGAAGGTCCACGAGTTCCAGGCCAAGCAGCTGCTGCAGGACTACGGAGTGCCCGTCCCCAGGGGCCGAGTAGCCCGCTCGCCCGAAGAGGCGGAGGACATCGCCCGCGAGCTGGGGGTGCCGGTGGCCGTGAAGGCCCAGATCCATGCTGGCGGCCGCGGCAAGGCGGGAGGCATCAAGCTCGCCGCTACCCCCGAGGAGGCACGGCAGGCAGCCGCGCAGATACTGGGACGCGTCCTGGTCACCCACCAGACGGGTCCCGAGGGGCGGCTGGTCCGATCGGTGCTGGTGGAGGAAGCGGTCCGGCCCGCCCGTGAGCTTTACCTGGCGGTGGTCATTGAGAACGCCCTAGGCATGCCGGTACTGATGGCCTCCGATGCCGGTGGGGTGGACATCGAGGAGGTGGCAGCCACCTCGCCGGAGCGCATCCACCGTCTGCCGGTGGACCCGGCCATCGGCTTCCAGCCCTTCATGGGCCGTGAGCTGGGCATGGCCATCGGCCTCACGGGCGACCTGCTGAAGCAGGGGGTGCAGGCCATGGGCGGCCTCTACCGCCTGTTCATGGACAAGGACTGCTCGCTGGTCGAGGTCAACCCCCTGGTGGTGACGGATGACGGGCGGCTGCTGGCGGCCGATGCCAAGGTGAACTTCGACGACAACGCCCTCTTCCGCCACCCCGACGTGCAGGCCCTGCGCGACCCCCACGAGGAGGACCCGCTGGAGGTCCAGGCCCAGGAGATGGGCATCAACAACTACGTGCGCCTGTCGGGCAACATCGGCTGCGTGGTAAACGGCGCCGGGCTGGCCATGGCCACCATGGACGCCATCAAGCTGGCGGGCGGGGAGCCGGCCAACTTCCTGGACATCGGCACCGTCAACAACGTGGAGCGGGTGGTCAACTCCTTCCGCATCCTCACCTCCGACGAGCAGGTGCGGGCCATCCTGATCAACATCTTCGGGGGGATGGCGCGGGTGGACGTCATCGCCGAAGGCGTGGTGCGGGCCTTCCGGGAGATGGACGTTCGCGTCCCGGTGGTGGTGCGGCTGGCCGGCACCAACGTGGAGGCAGGGGAGCGGATCCTGGCCGAATCGGGACTGCCGGTGGTGCGGGCCAGGGACCTGGGGGAGGCGGCAGCCAAGGCGGTGGCCGCCGCCCGGGGCGAGGCGCTTGCTACCTAG